A genome region from Trichosurus vulpecula isolate mTriVul1 chromosome 5, mTriVul1.pri, whole genome shotgun sequence includes the following:
- the LOC118851873 gene encoding 60S ribosomal protein L7-like: protein MEDVEEKKKLPSVPESLLKKQKAFAILKAKCLKKKMAIKKLSKIRRKVIYEKAKAYHKEYRQMYRSEIRLARMVRKAGNYYVPAEPKLDFVIRITGINGVSPKVRKVLQLLRLRQIFNGTFVKLNKASINMLRIVEPYIAWGYPNLKSVNDLIYKRSYGKIKKQRIALLDNALIAKSLGKYGIICMENLIHEIYTVGKHFKGANNYLWPFKLSSP from the coding sequence ATGGAAGAcgtagaagaaaagaagaagctacCATCTGTTCCAGAATCCCTTCTGAAAAAGCAAAAGGCTTTTGCAATACTGAAGGCCAAATGCTTGAAGAAGAAGATGGCTATTAAAAAGCTCAGTAAAATACGGAGAAAAGTTATCTATGAAAAAGCTAAAGCCTACCATAAGGAGTACAGACAGATGTACAGGAGTGAAATCCGGCTGGCTAGAATGGTACGCAAAGCTGGCAACTACTATGTACCTGCTGAACCCAAGTTAGATTTTGTGATCAGAATCACAGGTATCAATGGTGTTAGCCCAAAGGTCCGAAAAGTACTGCAACTTCTTCGTCTTCGCCAAATCTTCAATGGCACTTTTGTTAAACTTAACAAGGCTTCTATTAACATGCTGAGGATTGTGGAACCATACATTGCATGGGGGTACCCAAACCTGAAGTCTGTGAATGACTTGATTTACAAACGTAGTTATGGCAAAATCAAGAAACAGAGGATTGCCCTGTTGGATAATGCCCTCATTGCAAAATCTCTTGGTAAATATGGAATTATCTGCATGGAGAATTTGATCCATGAGATCTACACTGTTGGCAAGCATTTCAAAGGTGCCAACAACTACCTGTGGCCCTTCAAATTATCTTCTCCATGA